The DNA segment CGCCTGACCGAGACTCCGAGGTCGGAGCCATCACTTTTTTCACGGCGTAGCACATTACGAATGATCGTGCCAGACTGCTCGAGAATGAGTTGGCATTTAAATAGAATTCACTCTAGGTCACAACAAGCTTGCAAGCCGTCATCGATTGCAGATGCAAAGCCTTATTGAAATGCCCACCGAAGTTGCTTCTAAACATCCTTCAGCACCGTCGTTCTATTAATGAACGACGCAGGAATCAAGCAAGACAACACTATTTGTTTGCTTTCGCTATCCAAACAAAAAATAAATATGCTTAAACCGCCGACGAGTCCAACCAAGGCGAATTGCGGAACGAGTTGCAACATTCGATCGACTTCCCAAAGTTGGTTGCATACTAAGGCAGTGCAAATCGGAAAGACTGCAGCAAGGGCGGCCCACCCGACCACACTCAAAACAAACCTCCGATATGGGATCTCAAATAGCTGGCATGCACCAATCGGAATGATCAATCCTGAAGCAACAATTTGGGCCATAAGCACCGCCACTGCCATTCCAATCGGACCGTAAAAATAGATCAATATTGAACCGCTCAGAAGCGTGATGAACGCCTCGGCAATTGCCGCTTTGACGAGCAAATGTAGTTTGTCTGCCCCACGCAGGACAGTTCGCAAACCACGCCCCGGCAGTAGTAAAACATTCCCCAAGGTAAGAACGCAAAGTACCGGATAGGTTTGGGATTCGTATTCGGGGCCAATCCATACCGCGATGAAGGTCCCACCCAATACGATGAGAGTACCTGCCGCACAGAGCGACATTGCCAGTAGAATTCGTGTTCCGAGCAGTAGAATCTTCTTGATTGCTTCATGTCTCTCCTGAGCAGCTAATTTGCTTGTGAGAGGATAGACAACACTGTTGATCCCCCGTCCCAGCTGCAAAAACTTGGTGCTAAACGACTCGGGAATCGAGTAAAAGGGGACGGCAGAGGGTCCGACAATCAGCCCAACCAACAGCGCTCCTGACCATTCCGTCACACGTCGTGCAATTTGCACGCAGTAGGTAATTCCGCCAAAGCGACAAGACTTGCGGGCGGTTTCTCGATCAAAAAACTTAATTGACAGGCTAAAACCATTCAACAATTTTTGAACGATGAGGAAGTAGAGCACCTGCACGACGGTTGTAACAACGAGCGTGACAACCGCCATCCCAATTAGACCCCAACCATATTTCAATACGATCACCATGCTAACGGCAGTGGTGACCTGCACGCCTACACCGAGGGCATTGCGTATGTCGAATCGATGCAGAGCAGTGATTACCGATGAAAACGTCTGTCCTACGAACCCGACTGCAACGGAGCAACCCACCATAAACAGGACATACTGGATTCTCACCGCATCCTTCACGTCCTGCGTAAGCATCCCCGGCAAAAAGACACTCGCGATCAAGGAGATAAAAACACAGCAAACGGCTAAACCACAGTAGATGTAAAAGGTAGTGACAACGACTCGCTCAACTCGGAGACGATCTCCTTTTGCCTCGTACTCAGCGATGTAGCGGACGCCAGCATTCCCCAACCCTATATCAGCCAACGCATAGTAGCCCGTAAAGGCCATTACAATCGCCCAGATACCGTACCGCTCCTGTCCTAAAGTATGGAGCAGGAACGGCGTCAGGAAGAACGTAATCACAAGCGCACAAGCTCTACCGATCCAATTGAGCAAAACGCTCCCAATCACCTTTCGTTTCTCAGACACGTTTCCGTCCGCCATTGATTTACCCACAGAGCGACTTACGTAGACTAATGAGATCACGTTCCTGCAAAACGCACTCAGCAATTTAAATTTCAGATCAGATTCGGTTCTTGCGTCGATTGATCATTCATAATTTGGTCAATTCGCCTTTGCACTCTCTTGCTGCTAAGCACAAACCGGTGCTTTCGAAAAAAATAGAGAAGACCGAAAGCATGCAACCAAAGTGATTTGGAGAAGACACCTTTTCTACTTATTTCTTGGGCATGATGTATAACGGTCACTGCTCCATCGATCAAGACGGTCCTTCCGCTCAACCAGGTTCGAAGGCAATAATCCACGTCCTCAGGAGCATAGAAAATCTTTTCATCAAGAAGCCCCACCCTCGTGATCAATTCGCGAGAAAAGAGCCAGAAAGCACTACAAGTGTAATCGACTTCCTGGGCCCTCACACAATTTCCAAAGCTCGATTCTGCTTCGCGCCGTTCAATGCTTCGCAGGTAGAAATAACGAGCTATTTTTCTTCCTAAAGTTGGAAAGGTGTCGGCTGATTTTTGGTAATTACCGCTGGCGAACTGAAGTCTTGGAGAAACGATACCAGCCCGCTCTTGATTCTTAAGTCTATCTAACAGCAATTCGAAGCTGTTTTCTTGTTGGACCTCAATATCCGAATCGAGGATAGCGACATAGTTTCCCTTGGCTATTCGCAACCCGACATTTCTTGAGAACGTCGTCCCGGTATTGCTTCCGAGAGGGACGACAGTGAGCGGTAGGCCGGATTCCCGAAGTCGGGCCATCGCTTCCAAAGATCCATCCGTTGAGCCATTGTCGATGACGATATACTCGCGTCTGAGGCCGGAAGCGTTGAACGCCCCCTCAAGCGATCCAAAAAGACGATCCAAGAATTCAAGTGAATTCCAGGTCAATATGACGCAGCTGACATCCAGGCTACTAGATTTTTCTTGCGGGACCGGAGGGCTTTCTAGAGCGTGCACAATTATGGAATTCCTCGTACGATCATGGGGCCAACCGAGTTAGCAATTGGCAGTGGCAAACGCCGCCAAATCTTGACAAACCGATCATATTTCCCCGATTCGATCCGCGTATCTTCTACGTTTCCGCGGCGAACATAATGCTGCCAATTCGCCTCTTCGGGGCACGCTCCCCACTGTTTCTTAAAACGATACGTGGGACTATCGGGACTACTGCGTCCAAAATCAAAACAGTTTTGCTCTCGCTCAATCGCGCGTTGCAACAATTCCCAATACATTAACATGTTGGCATTTGTCCGGTTGTACGCTCTCAGCGAACTCGCACTCGGCACTTCCGTTGTGCCTTCTCCGTGCAGCAACAACGCTCCAGCAATAGGTTTTGCCTCAATGAACCCAAGGCAGAATTCAGCCTGACCTGGCAGTTGCTCTAAAATGGCACGAAAAAGTTTCTTACCAAACACAGGCGTACCTAGATCACGCATATTCCTTGTGAAGACGCTATAGAAATCATCTAGTAGCTCATCATTTCCCCACTCGATACGCACATCTTTCTTTTTCGCATTTCGAACTTGGTTTCTAACCTTGGGCTTGAAGTTATCCCAAAGTTCCGAACGGTGCTTCGGCAAGGGAAGTCGCATATGCACCTTGCTCCGCAAGGTGTGTTTCAATTGATCATGCGGCTCAAAGTCTTCGTTACGAAGCTGCAAATGCCGAACGCCCGTTTTGTCCGCCAGTTCGACGGCTTGGGTGATCAAACCTGTTCGCACCTCGCAACTGTCGGCAAGAAAACCACCTGTATTTAAGTAGGGAAGGCTGACCAAATGGGCACCGAACAGGGGACTTTTGACGTGAACTAACGGCAAGATCCCGAGACACTGCCCCTCTTTGGTCGCCTCCACACAGTAGGGAGTTTGCCCGAGTCCTTGCTGCAGAATCATCATCCATCTTGGGTGACGACTCGCGCTGGAGGATGCTAATTGAGAATACAACGCCTCCCAGTCTCCCATTCGCGATGGAAAACTCGTCCTATCATGGACCCGATATGTAATGGCCCGTTGTTCGTGTTCCATGTAGTCCACTGGGATTCGTTTTGAACGCATTCGCTGGGTCTCTTGGATAATCAGACCATTGTTAGTATTTTATCGACGGGGACCGCACACCAATTTTCCAGGGCCATGATTTCTACAGGGTCATAGTCCTAATCCTCGGCGAGTAATTCATCGTAAATGGAGGTAATTCGTTGCATTCGTTTTTGAAAACTGTACTTTGACTCAATCGTCGCTCTTGCCTCAGCCCCCAGGTTAAACCTCAATGACTGGTCCGCCAGCAGCTCAGCAGTCTTGAACGTGAGCTCCTCTTGATTTCCAGATTCAATTAAGAATCCATTCGTGCCGTCTTCAATAATGTTCGGTAATCCTGCGATGCGAGTTGCGACCACAGGAACGCCAAAAGCCATTGCTTCGAGCACCACGTTCGGCAGCCCCTCTCGCAAGCTGCTGAGTGCGAAAACATCCATCGCCTGATAAAGCGCACTTGTGTCCGCCACAAAACCAGTCAGCTTTATTCGATCTTCTCTTCCCAAATCAATGACCAGCTTTTGGAGCTCATCGTATTGATTGCCCTCACCAGCGATCAATAAATGTACGTCAATCCTCTCTCGCAGCAGCTGATCCACGGAGCGAATGAGCATGTCGAATGCTTTTTCTCGCGCCAGACGCCCGATTGCTCCAATTACGAGAGAATTCACGGGTATGCCGAGTTGTTTTTTTGCGTCGGATGCGGTAATTCGTCGCTTGTACTGTTGGGTATCGATCGCGTTTTCGATCAATGTCACGTTTTTCTGGGGCACACCCAGTCGCCGGCAATCTGCAAACAGATCTTCCGAAACACAGATCACTCGTTCGTATTTTGGCAGGCAGAAACGGTCAACAGCATAGTACATGCGAGCCCGCATCTCGGCCGAGACCCACCCATGAACTGTGGTAACGAGTCGCATCGGCCAAAACCGGCGCAGGATCAGTCCCAACAGATTACTTTTGTAGTCGTGTGCGTGCCAGATCGTCACATTTTGCTCACGGCAGACTTTCAGACACCGACGAACAATGCTGATATCCTTCAAGCCACGATCATCGATGGCAATGCAGGGCGAGGATGCTTCCGCCGCTCGTTGCTCCAGTATTTCAAACCCAGGATCTCCAGGCGTTCTCATGAACGCACAGATTCCGTGATAACCGAGATTTGTCAGGAAGCGATGACTATTCACTACGGTCTTATCAATTCCGCCCCCTGAACCAACAACCACCCTGGCATGCAAAACCACAGGAAGATCCGCAACAGGTTTATCTTCCGTTGAACAGTTTGAAATCGTAGTCATTAGATTTGAAGGCATTGTCTTTCTCATTTCTTGGGATCAACGCGAATCCAACCAATACGAGCGGATGAGTCGTGCAGACCGTTGCTGGCACGAAACCTAAAACGCCAGACCCCAGTAAACTTTTCCCCTGGATCAAATTGAAACGATCCGCTAAGGGCATCCAACTTCAGGCGAGTGCCAGCTGGAGGCTCATTCAGGATCGAAAAACGTAACTGCCGACCGTTCCGATCGGCCGCAACCAAAAGACCATCTACCGGCACGCCGGCAGTCGTTCGAATCGAAATGCCACCCAGGACATCAACATCAGTATTTGCCCTCGAACCTTGAAACTCCAAACGTACAAACGCACCGCTGTTTGACATGTCCAACGCACCAGAATTGCCATAGATGGGGCGCAATTCAAGGTAAGGGTCCGGCATCTCGCCGGTAGCTGGCACGAACAATAAGCCCACGTAAAATGTCCGTCCTGGTTTCATTTTCTTCTTCAGCGAGACCCGTAGTGATACTTGCCTTGCTTCACCTGGCCGCAGGCTCAACTGCCCTGTAATCGGTCGGCTTGTATCGAAATCCAACAACTCTACCTTTAGTTGCCGATCGCCGCGAAGTTGGATCTCTCCAGCAACTTTTGAGTGACTGGCATTTTGAATCGTCGCTTGAAGCCAGACGGGCTTGTCAGCAGGCAGATTGACCATCTGTCCGGGAACGCAGTTTTCGATCACCACGGTCACATCAGAGGGCTCAACGTATGACAACCGAATGTCATCAACGAACATTCGTACCGGATACGGAATTTCCGGGTCTTGGAAGTAAGGCGTGCAATCGATATACAATCGCGTCAGCAATTCCCAAAAATTGCCATTCGGAGACGTCGGATTGAGAGGAACTAACGCTGCAGAACTTCGCTGGTCCTGAGGAACTTGATTCAAGACAACATGAATCCAATTTCCATTTGCACGGTCATGGCGAATCACGAATTTGTAGTAAAAGTGCCAATTGTTCGACTCAACCACACGGTTGCTTTTCTTGGCCGGATTGTAATGATAGGTTCCCACATCGATCGTCCGATGGATGTCGGCTCGAGCCGCATATTTTTCACGAAATCCATCATCGAATCGCACCCAGAATTCAAGACGATTCGCGCGGATTCCGCGCGGTAGAAAATAGCCATCATCACCGTTGGATTGGCCTACAAACCCACGTTTTTTAACTCCCTTCTTAAGCCAAAAACCTGGCAAGCCCATCTGTTGATCACTGGATTGGACCAAGAGAGCGTTTCCCCCGTTACGACCTTCTCCGACAGCCAAACTCAAAACGTCCCCGCCACTATCACGTTTTGGCTCGAGAAAAACCCCTGTGAACCCGTCCTCTTGCTTCAACATCCAATCTTTGTCGCGCAACTCTTCGCCCTCAAAATCAATGATGTCAAATTGACTTACCACGTCATCGATTGGCGATGCCCCATCAGCGCGAAGAGGTCTAGACAGCATCACGATCCCAATCGCTAAGCAGATCATAAGTCGGCCTGGCGAAGGCGACCTAAACACGCCGCGAAAACTAGTGATGAAAGACATTTCCATATTTCTTCGAGCCTTCATTTACCTCAGTCGAATATCAAGCAACTTGGCAATGACAACTACAAACAAAAATCAAGAGACCGAGTGACTAATTTGCTTCACAGCCTCGATCAGACGAGCCACATCGTTCAGATTGCTATAGAGTCCGAAACTCGCCCGTGTCGTCGGGGGTAAATCAAGCGTTTCATGGGCAGGTTGTGCGCAATGATAACCACTGCGCACGAAGATCTTAAAACGATTCGAAAGGATCCGCGCAAGGCCATGAACCTCAATTCCATCAATTCCAAAGGAAACAATCGCGCCTCGGTCCTCAGGATCACTGGGCCCGAACAGTCGGACGCCTGGAATTTCCTGCAGCCTTTGCATCGCTTCTCGCACGAGCTGCTGCTCATGGCTATGAATCGCTTTCAGCCCAACGGAATCTAGGTAATCGCAGGCGGCCGCAAAGCCGAAAACACCTTCAATGTTGGGAGTCCCAGCCTCGAATTTCCACGGGGGGTTATTCAGAACAAACCCGTCACGGTGCACCTCACTGACCATAGCTCCGCCAAGGTGAATAGGCCTTAGTTGTGACAACAAGTCGCTCTTCCCGTATAAGACGCCAACCCCCGATGGCCCACACACTTTGTGTCCCGAAAAACATAAGAAGTCGCAATCGAGCGCGATTACATCCAGCGGCAAGTGAGCCGCAGATTGACTGGCATCTAACAAAACTCGACAATCATTTGCATGAGCCATTGCGATGATTTCTTGAATCGGGTTCACCGCTCCAAACGCATTGGTAATGTGCGCAATTGCCAAAAGGTTATTCTGCTTCGTTTGGAGCTTGGAATTCAAGTCATCCAAGTCGATGCGACCGTCTTGCAGCAACTCAACTGCCTCGCCATTGGTGTACTCAATCCAAGGCAAGTAATTGCTGTGGTGATCGCCCACACTGTAAAGAACCTTTGTAGACTGGCCACTACTGAGAGCCACAAGGTTGATAGACTCAGTCGTATTGCGAGTGAAGACAAGATTACTCGCTTCTGCGTTGATGAAGCTAGCAATCGTATCTCGAGCAGCCTCAAATCGATCTGTCGCTTCATCGGCCAACTGATGAACGCCACGGCTGATATTTGCCGTATACGCCTCATAGAATTCCACCACGGCATCAATGACACACCGCGGCTTTAAGCTGGTGGCGGCCGAGTCAAGATAGGTAACAGCCTGACCATCAACTTCGCGATCCAGCAGTGGAAAGTCCCTGCGAACAGCAGAGACGTCGAAGCTAGAAACGTCGGATATCCGCATAGCATTTCCTAGTTAAACTCAATGGATACCGCCTTTAATTTGGACAAACCCAACAACAACTACCGTTCAACGGTCCAGGCACTTGGCAGAATGGAAGTGCTCACACTTCCCTACTTTCCCGCCGCCTGATTGATCAAAAAATGGGAAGAACTCTTACAGTGGCGAAACTTCCCCGAGGCTTCCGGTATGATTCTTTGGACCCGCCGAACTTTCAACATGCCACCGCCCAGAACTTGCAGACATGCTTGCTGCAACTCTGATTCGTCAACGTTTTCGTAATTAGCAACATACAACAATTCCCACCTTCCACTGCGTTTCTCGACAAGCTGGAAATCAAAAACATCATCAAATTTGGTGAAAAACTCAGCCACAGCTTCGGGCGTAATCCAACGGTCATCAATAACGAACGTATCATCCACTCGTCCCTCAAGCGTGATCCGTCGGCTGGTTCGCCCACAATCGCAGTTGCGATTGTCGACCCGTGCCACATCACCGACCTGGTAACGAATGAGCGGCATAACAAAATTGTGAAAATCGGTCACCGTCACACTGCCCAGTCCCCCAGACTCGACGGCAGATCTCCGATCTGTTGTTTCGATGAAGAATTGATCTTCGAGCAGGTGCATTCCACTTTTTTCTTGGCAGTCGAACGCCATGTTTCCAAGCTCGAGAGAACCGTAATGCTCACGAACTGAGCCGCCCAGATGGGACTCAATAAATTGCCTTGCCGAGCGGCTCATGTTGGCTCCCATCGGCCGAATTTCGGGAATCCGCAACTCCAACTGATTTTCTTTGACAAACCGGGCCAACCAAATCAAATACTCGGGCAGCGCGAACAACAAAGCAGGACGCAAATCCGAAACCGTTTTCACGTACCTCTCGAGCTCGACTTCCATTGCATCACCCCCGCTGGAATCGAGGGGTGGCAAGATCGTCGCATTGTCAATCCAATTGTTCATGACCAGGCCGCGCAGATCACTGATCAAACTTGGTGAAAGCAACGAGCCTTCTCGCAGCATCTTCAAAAGGTGACGCGAGACGGTACGTTCCCGCATGCCTTCAACACCGCAGACGACACTACATGCATCCGGGGGAATGGTAAGTTGCCGCTTGCCAACACGATAAGACGCATCCTCTGTTTGGACGAACAGTTGGGTCGCTCGAGCATGGTCCCGTCGAGAAAAATCCTGAGCAATCATCAAACGATTCGTGGTACCACGCGTACCCAGAAATCGCAGGTCTTCCGCGTTTACATCTTCCGACAACATTCGATCGGGAAAGTTGAGTTGGATATCCTTTTTGGTCGTAATTGGTAACCGAGAAATGTCATCCAAACCTCGAAGACTTTTCGGATCGAACCCTGCTTCACGAAACCGATCGCGATAAAACGGCACCTTTTCCGCAGCATGTTCGACTATCGCTTTGAGAGAAGAGAGCTGCAACTCACGGATCTGATTCCTTGACCGACGCTGCCATTTTTGTATCGATCGTCGCATCTGCCAATAATTGCTGCGGGTGACTTTCAGAGCGACGGGTAAACAAGAATTGAGAATAAAACTGTACATTAAAATAAATCATTCAAACCCGAGGATCGCGGCAAACCGATTGAGCAACGTAAGGAGTCAAGAAACAGCGGCCAGTTGCTCACTCGCAAACAACTCCTCCACAGTTCCAATCACTGTTTTCGCATTTTGACTCCAATTCAAATCATTCTCAACCCTTAAACGAGCTGATGCAGCGAGTCGTTCACAGCGTTTATCATCCGCAACTACTTCTTTGAGTGCGTTTTCCAAGGAGGATTCGCTCTCCGGTTCAAACAGCCAGCCCTCTGAACCGTGAGTCAAGATGTCCCGAATATTTGGCATATCGGGCGCCACCGTCGGCACGCCCATCGCCATGTACTCCAAAATCTTCATGGGGGAAGCATAGAAAGTTGCTCTCGGACTAACGGCCACGTTCATGGACGCGATGTATTCACAAATCTCAGCATGACTAACTCGTCCAGTAAAAGTCACGTGATCGGCGATTCCCAATTGGTCGCATTGGGACTTCAACGCATCCTCACTTGGCCCGTCACCAACCAACAGCAAGTGCAAATCAGGACGGTCACGGCGGAGTCGCGCGAACGCATTAACAAGCATTTCGACCCCATGCCATGGCCGAAGGATCCCCACAAAACCGAGTACAAATCGATCAACAAGACCCAACTTGGCCTTTAAAGCATCAGCTTTCAACGAAGGATCAAACTGTTCCGGATTTGCTCCGTTCGGCAATACGGTAAGTTTCTCGGTTGGAACCTCCCGGTCGGATACAAGAAAATCTCGCAGCGGCGTTGACACCGTGAAAACATGATCGGCCTGGGCGCATATCTTCTTCTCATAACTGACAGCCATACTTGGAAACTTCAACGGCATCTTTTCATCATATTGAGAGCGTTCAAACGCGACGGGGGCATTCACTTCCAGTACGACGGGGATTCCATGATGATTGGCCGTTGCCGTTGCTGCGGTGCAGTAGCTGTTGTAGCGGTCATAAATAAAATCGGGCTGAAATTCTCGAATTGCGCGTGAGACCGATCGCGAACCAATTACATTGTACCCAAGCTCCGCTAATTCATAGACGCTTTCGGGCATGAGACGACTAACCCAGGACCAACGTCGTTGGCCTTGCGTCTCCTGGTTGCTTGCCTCATTCTCCCCTGCCAACGCAACGATTTCGACTTCATGCCCAAGTTGACGGAAAGCACGAATCATCTCACGAATGTGAATGCCTTCCGCTCCGTCCGCCAACGTTCGGTGGTGGTAGAGAATACGCATAAATCACCTACATCTTTAACCAATTGCCGCCGGAACATCGGCGTGAGAATTACATCCCATCAACTCGTCTGAAATCACCTCGGGACGTTCACCATCAATAAACATTCTGGCCCAAACTTCGAAATTAAACATCGTCCACAAAGCTTCCGTGTGGTCGCGTTGGCCTTGCTGATGCTCGCGAAGTAATTGTTCGATACATGACCGACTGAGTATGTTTCGGTCTTCCACTCGATCATCGATCAGGATCTGTTTAAGCGTGCTATCAAAACCACGCTTGAGCCAATCATTGAAAGGAACAGGAAACCCGGTCTTCTTTCGCCGCCGAACCGACTCGGGTAAGAACTTCGCCATTGCATCCTTCACAATGCGTTTACCAGCTTGTTGCCGCACCTTTAAGCGATTCGGAACGTTAACGGCAAATTCAACAAGGCGATGATCAAGAAACGGCACTCGACTTTCGATCGAAGCGGCCATACTCATATTATCCTGTTTCATCAACAGTTCGAGCAGGTAGGTTTTTTGGTCCGTGTACAGCAGCCGGTCGAGCGTATTCTTTGTCTTCCGATGATTGTAAAAGCGCAGGTTGTCCGCATAAGGGTCGACATGCCTTGTTCGCGCATAAAAGTCGGGGGTAAACACCGCTTCATGAATTCGCTGAGGAAAAATCGCGTAGAAATTGTCAAAAACAATTTCAGCTGGATCCATCGAATGCCCCACAAAAGTGTGGCTAATTTTCTTCTTCAGAGACAGCGGCAAGGGCCATTTCCAAAGCGTGTGCTTTAGTCCTTGCTCACGAACAATTTTCGGAAGCATCGCGTTGTAGGGCTTGCCCCAGCGCATATTGAAAAGAGTCGCCCAGTACCGATCGTACCCGGCAAACAATTCATCGCTTCCCTCTCCCGTCAACACAACGGTGACATGCTCTCGAGCTAATTTTGCCACATGGTAGAGCGCAATACTTGGAGATGAACGAATGGGCTCGTCTTCATGCCAGGTCAGCATAGGCAGTGATTCAAAGAACGCTTTAGGGGTCAACACCACCTCGTGATGATCGCTATCTAAAGTTGCCGCGACCTCTCGAGCGAAGTCGAACTCACTGTAGTAGTCCGCCTCGAAACCAACAGAAAAGGTCTTTAGTTGCCCTGGCATTTCCCGCGCCATGAGCGATGCGATGCTACTCGAGTCAAGCCCACCACTTAAGAATACACCGAGCGGCACATCGCTCATCATCCGTTGTCGTACTGAATCCTGAAACAGTTCCGAGAACTCATCAACCAGATCCTCATCCGAACTGGTTTGATGATCAGTGGGTAATGGAATATCCCAATACTGAGTAATGCGAGCTTGCCCATTACGGTACACCAAGTGATGTCCGGGCATCAGTTTCTTAATTCCCTTAAAAAGGGTATCAGAGCCAGCGAGGTAGCCAAACGTAAACTGCTCGGGCACTCGTTCTTCGTTAATAGACGCTTCGATCCACTCAGAGGCCAAGACCGCCTTGATTTCCGAAGCCAATACTAACGACCCTTGGCACTCAGCATAATAAAGAGGTTTGATACCCAAACGATCTCTCGCAACAAAGAGCGTTTGATTGTCTTTATCCCAAATTGCAAAAGCAAACATTCCATTAAATCGTTTGACGCAATCTGGTCCCCACTCTTCGTAGGCGTGAAGAACCGTTTCCGTATCACTGTTTGATCGGTATTGATGACCTCGCGCCTGCAGTTCGCGGCGTAATTCGAGATGGTTATAGATTTCGCCGTTGTAAGTGATCCACATCGAATCATCTTCATTTGGCATCGGTTGACGGCCACCCGCCAGATCGATGATACTTAAACGAGCGTGGCCTACCCCAACAACCTCTGCCCCCTTCTGAAACACACGAACGCCACTTGCGTCTGGACCACGATGATGCATTGCGTTCACCATGGCCGTCAAACTTAGATCAACATCACCATGGTTTGAATTCGAAATCAGTGCTGCGATGCCGCACATTTGTCTTCTCCTGATTCCATCTCGTTCTCTTCAGACTGAAATCGACGGTAACTAACCGTAAGGATTCAAAGCGAACCTATAGGACGATTCAATCACCGACAAAACTCGACTTGTCACTCTCCCGAAACAACAACACTCATTGAATTCCCCAAGAAGCCGTACCCATTGCTTAGCGATCACAAGATCTCGTCAAAATAAAGTCGGATGTTGCTTCGCTTGTGCATTCTCCCGACTAATCCTAAGCTGCTCAAAGCGGTTCATGAGGTCTTCACACAGTTCAGCAATTGGAGGCGACAGATTCAAGTTGGCCCCAAGGCCTATCGACTTAGTACTCATCGCTGCAGTCACGGACGACCGTGGATAGGGCAGTCCGAGAAACGCATACAGCAAACGGAAACCCGATTCTGGGAATCTACAAATCTCGTCATAATCGATCAGCATGACACTCGGCAGCTTCGACAAATCCTGCTCGAAGTAAAGCATGTTTCTTGCGTACCACATCAATGCTTGAGCATCTGCGGCAGAGAGGTTCGGTTTACAATACGGTTTAATCGTGGAAACAATCTCGTCGGACACCCCTTCGGAACGCCAATTGGATTTCCGTTTTTCCAACAGCGACTGAAGATTGTAGTGCTGCGTTTTAAATTTATTGACATGGGAATTGACCGAATCACGATAGTTTCGATAGATCCATATCGCCTTAGAACCGTTGAACGAGGCTAATAATTGTGCAGCTCGATGACTTTCAACAATCGGCTTCGAAATAATCAATGGGAAAGGACATTCCGAGACCAGTTTCCGTACCTCCTCCGTCTTCCGAAGACGAATTCGATTGTTGGTTTCGGTTTCATCAAGCTGACTCAACGCTGAATATTCATGGAACACTTTGGCTCGAAAATCCCGATCCAAGCAATCCAACAGCATAGTCGTCCCCGAGCGTTGACAACCGAATACAAGCAGGAATTGCTTTTCATCATTCTTGGCGGGAAACATGCCCCACGTCACATTCTTGGCTGCATCCCGAGCGCGAGACTTGATCTCTGGTAGAATTTGAGTAGGTCTGACCATAATTTTCCCGAAAACGTTTTCTAATCAT comes from the Pirellulaceae bacterium genome and includes:
- a CDS encoding oligosaccharide flippase family protein, which translates into the protein MSEKRKVIGSVLLNWIGRACALVITFFLTPFLLHTLGQERYGIWAIVMAFTGYYALADIGLGNAGVRYIAEYEAKGDRLRVERVVVTTFYIYCGLAVCCVFISLIASVFLPGMLTQDVKDAVRIQYVLFMVGCSVAVGFVGQTFSSVITALHRFDIRNALGVGVQVTTAVSMVIVLKYGWGLIGMAVVTLVVTTVVQVLYFLIVQKLLNGFSLSIKFFDRETARKSCRFGGITYCVQIARRVTEWSGALLVGLIVGPSAVPFYSIPESFSTKFLQLGRGINSVVYPLTSKLAAQERHEAIKKILLLGTRILLAMSLCAAGTLIVLGGTFIAVWIGPEYESQTYPVLCVLTLGNVLLLPGRGLRTVLRGADKLHLLVKAAIAEAFITLLSGSILIYFYGPIGMAVAVLMAQIVASGLIIPIGACQLFEIPYRRFVLSVVGWAALAAVFPICTALVCNQLWEVDRMLQLVPQFALVGLVGGLSIFIFCLDSESKQIVLSCLIPASFINRTTVLKDV
- a CDS encoding glycosyltransferase, with translation MHALESPPVPQEKSSSLDVSCVILTWNSLEFLDRLFGSLEGAFNASGLRREYIVIDNGSTDGSLEAMARLRESGLPLTVVPLGSNTGTTFSRNVGLRIAKGNYVAILDSDIEVQQENSFELLLDRLKNQERAGIVSPRLQFASGNYQKSADTFPTLGRKIARYFYLRSIERREAESSFGNCVRAQEVDYTCSAFWLFSRELITRVGLLDEKIFYAPEDVDYCLRTWLSGRTVLIDGAVTVIHHAQEISRKGVFSKSLWLHAFGLLYFFRKHRFVLSSKRVQRRIDQIMNDQSTQEPNLI
- a CDS encoding FemAB family PEP-CTERM system-associated protein; protein product: MRSKRIPVDYMEHEQRAITYRVHDRTSFPSRMGDWEALYSQLASSSASRHPRWMMILQQGLGQTPYCVEATKEGQCLGILPLVHVKSPLFGAHLVSLPYLNTGGFLADSCEVRTGLITQAVELADKTGVRHLQLRNEDFEPHDQLKHTLRSKVHMRLPLPKHRSELWDNFKPKVRNQVRNAKKKDVRIEWGNDELLDDFYSVFTRNMRDLGTPVFGKKLFRAILEQLPGQAEFCLGFIEAKPIAGALLLHGEGTTEVPSASSLRAYNRTNANMLMYWELLQRAIEREQNCFDFGRSSPDSPTYRFKKQWGACPEEANWQHYVRRGNVEDTRIESGKYDRFVKIWRRLPLPIANSVGPMIVRGIP
- a CDS encoding glycosyltransferase family 4 protein; protein product: MVLHARVVVGSGGGIDKTVVNSHRFLTNLGYHGICAFMRTPGDPGFEILEQRAAEASSPCIAIDDRGLKDISIVRRCLKVCREQNVTIWHAHDYKSNLLGLILRRFWPMRLVTTVHGWVSAEMRARMYYAVDRFCLPKYERVICVSEDLFADCRRLGVPQKNVTLIENAIDTQQYKRRITASDAKKQLGIPVNSLVIGAIGRLAREKAFDMLIRSVDQLLRERIDVHLLIAGEGNQYDELQKLVIDLGREDRIKLTGFVADTSALYQAMDVFALSSLREGLPNVVLEAMAFGVPVVATRIAGLPNIIEDGTNGFLIESGNQEELTFKTAELLADQSLRFNLGAEARATIESKYSFQKRMQRITSIYDELLAED
- a CDS encoding cysteine desulfurase, whose protein sequence is MRISDVSSFDVSAVRRDFPLLDREVDGQAVTYLDSAATSLKPRCVIDAVVEFYEAYTANISRGVHQLADEATDRFEAARDTIASFINAEASNLVFTRNTTESINLVALSSGQSTKVLYSVGDHHSNYLPWIEYTNGEAVELLQDGRIDLDDLNSKLQTKQNNLLAIAHITNAFGAVNPIQEIIAMAHANDCRVLLDASQSAAHLPLDVIALDCDFLCFSGHKVCGPSGVGVLYGKSDLLSQLRPIHLGGAMVSEVHRDGFVLNNPPWKFEAGTPNIEGVFGFAAACDYLDSVGLKAIHSHEQQLVREAMQRLQEIPGVRLFGPSDPEDRGAIVSFGIDGIEVHGLARILSNRFKIFVRSGYHCAQPAHETLDLPPTTRASFGLYSNLNDVARLIEAVKQISHSVS